One genomic segment of Bacillus sp. 2205SS5-2 includes these proteins:
- the rpoC gene encoding DNA-directed RNA polymerase subunit beta': MLDVNNFEYMKIGLASPDKIRSWSHGEVKKPETINYRTLKPEKDGLFCERIFGPTKDWECHCGKYKRVRYKGVVCDRCGVEVTRAKVRRERMGHIELAAPVSHIWYFKGIPSRMGLLLDMSPRSLEEIIYFASYVVTESGDTALEKKQLLSEKEYRAYREKYGVKFQAAMGAEAIKKLLQDIDLDKEADMLKEELKTAQGQRRTRAIKRLEVVESFRSSGNDPDWMILDVLPVIPPELRPMVQLDGGRFATSDLNDLYRRVINRNNRLKRLLDLGAPSIIVQNEKRMLQEAVDALIDNGRRGRPVTGPGNRPLKSLSHMLKGKQGRFRQNLLGKRVDYSGRSVIVVGPNLKMYQCGLPKEMALELFKPFVMKELVERGLAHNIKSAKRKIERVHPEVWDVLEQVIKEHPVLLNRAPTLHRLGIQAFEPTLVAGRAIRLHPLVCTAYNADFDGDQMAVHVPLSAEAQAEARMLMLAAQNILNPKDGKPVVTPSQDMVLGNYYLTMEREGAIGEGIIFKDSNEAILAYQNGYVHLHTRIAIAAKSLNNPTFTDKQKNQLLVTTVGKLIFNEILPESFPYINEPTKGNLEKETPAKYFIDSTVNTKEHIAQQEAISPFKKKILGNIIAEVFKRFHITETSKMLDRMKDLGFKYSTKAGITVGVSDIVVLAEKQTIIHEAQTKVDNVMKQFRRGLITEEERYDRVISIWSEAKDNIQGKLMKTLDVSNPIFMMSDSGARGNASNFTQLAGMRGLMANPAGRIIELPIKSSFREGLTVLEYFISTHGARKGLADTALKTADSGYLTRRLVDVAQDVIVREEDCGTDRGLHVASLKEGTEIIEPLEERLIGRYSRKTIKHPETEEVLLEENGLITEDLALQIITAGIESVWIRSAFTCNTRHGVCEKCYGVNLATGQKVEVGEAVGIIAAQSIGEPGTQLTMRTFHTGGVAGDDITQGLPRIQEIFEARNPKGQAVISDINGVVTAVNEIKDRQQEIVIQGDVETRSYTAPYTARLKVAVNSEIERGQVLTEGSIDPKELLKVLDVNAVQEYLLREVQKVYRMQGVEIGDKHVEVMVRQMLRKVRVIDAGETDVLPGTLLDVHQFTDANRKALLVGDVPATGRPVLLGITKASLETDSFLSAASFQETTRVLTDAAIKGKRDELLGLKENVIIGKLVPAGTGMERYRNSEPVLSERLEETLTVE; this comes from the coding sequence TTGCTAGATGTAAATAATTTTGAGTACATGAAAATTGGTCTTGCTTCACCAGATAAGATTCGTTCTTGGTCTCATGGAGAAGTGAAAAAGCCAGAAACAATTAACTACCGAACACTAAAACCGGAAAAAGACGGTTTGTTCTGTGAACGTATTTTCGGACCAACCAAAGATTGGGAATGTCATTGTGGAAAATACAAACGTGTACGCTATAAAGGTGTAGTTTGTGATCGTTGTGGAGTAGAAGTAACGCGTGCGAAGGTACGTCGTGAACGCATGGGTCATATTGAACTTGCAGCACCGGTATCACACATCTGGTACTTCAAAGGAATTCCAAGCAGAATGGGACTTCTTCTTGATATGTCCCCTCGCTCCTTGGAGGAAATTATCTATTTCGCTTCATATGTTGTAACAGAATCTGGCGACACGGCTTTAGAAAAGAAACAACTCCTTTCTGAAAAGGAATACCGTGCTTACCGTGAAAAGTACGGCGTTAAATTCCAAGCAGCTATGGGTGCAGAAGCAATTAAAAAGCTTTTGCAAGATATCGATTTAGATAAAGAAGCAGATATGTTAAAAGAAGAATTAAAAACAGCTCAAGGTCAACGTCGTACACGTGCGATTAAACGCCTTGAAGTTGTGGAATCTTTCCGTAGTTCTGGAAACGATCCAGATTGGATGATTCTAGATGTTCTTCCAGTAATACCTCCAGAGCTCCGTCCGATGGTTCAGTTGGATGGTGGACGCTTTGCTACATCTGACTTAAACGATTTATATCGTCGTGTTATTAACCGTAACAATCGATTAAAACGTCTATTAGATTTAGGTGCGCCAAGTATTATTGTTCAAAATGAAAAGCGTATGCTTCAAGAAGCAGTAGACGCATTAATTGATAATGGTCGTCGTGGCCGTCCAGTAACTGGACCAGGTAACCGTCCATTAAAATCTCTTTCTCACATGCTAAAAGGGAAACAAGGTCGTTTCCGTCAAAACCTTTTAGGGAAACGTGTTGACTATTCAGGTCGTTCAGTAATTGTAGTTGGACCAAACTTGAAAATGTATCAATGTGGATTACCTAAGGAAATGGCTCTTGAGTTATTTAAACCTTTTGTTATGAAGGAATTAGTTGAAAGAGGCCTGGCTCATAATATTAAAAGCGCCAAACGTAAAATTGAGCGTGTACACCCTGAAGTATGGGATGTATTAGAACAGGTAATTAAGGAACATCCAGTCCTATTGAACCGAGCGCCTACTCTTCATAGACTAGGAATTCAAGCGTTTGAGCCTACACTTGTTGCAGGAAGAGCTATTCGTCTTCATCCTCTTGTTTGTACAGCTTATAACGCTGACTTCGATGGTGATCAAATGGCGGTTCACGTACCACTCTCTGCTGAAGCTCAAGCTGAAGCAAGAATGTTAATGCTTGCTGCGCAGAATATATTAAATCCAAAAGACGGAAAACCTGTCGTTACGCCGTCACAGGATATGGTTTTAGGGAACTACTATTTAACAATGGAACGCGAAGGAGCAATTGGAGAAGGGATCATCTTTAAAGATTCGAACGAAGCAATTTTGGCTTATCAAAATGGTTATGTTCACCTTCACACTCGAATTGCGATTGCTGCGAAGTCCTTAAATAACCCAACGTTTACAGATAAACAAAAAAATCAATTGTTAGTAACAACTGTTGGTAAATTAATTTTCAATGAAATCCTACCGGAATCGTTCCCGTATATAAACGAACCGACAAAGGGCAATCTTGAAAAAGAAACACCAGCCAAATACTTTATTGATTCAACGGTTAATACGAAAGAACATATCGCTCAACAAGAAGCGATTTCTCCTTTCAAAAAGAAAATTTTAGGTAATATCATTGCGGAAGTGTTTAAACGTTTTCATATTACGGAAACATCAAAAATGCTAGACCGAATGAAGGACTTAGGATTTAAATACTCTACAAAAGCTGGAATCACGGTTGGTGTATCTGATATCGTGGTATTGGCTGAAAAGCAAACGATTATTCATGAAGCTCAAACAAAAGTAGATAACGTTATGAAGCAATTCAGACGTGGCTTAATAACTGAAGAGGAACGTTACGATCGCGTAATTTCTATATGGAGTGAAGCGAAAGACAACATTCAAGGGAAATTAATGAAAACTCTTGATGTTTCTAACCCAATCTTCATGATGAGTGATTCAGGAGCTCGTGGTAACGCATCTAACTTTACACAGCTTGCTGGTATGCGTGGTTTAATGGCCAACCCGGCAGGACGAATCATTGAATTACCGATTAAATCAAGTTTCCGTGAAGGGTTAACCGTATTAGAGTACTTTATCTCGACACATGGTGCTCGTAAAGGACTTGCAGATACAGCCCTTAAAACAGCCGACTCAGGTTACCTTACTCGTCGACTCGTGGATGTAGCACAAGATGTTATCGTAAGAGAAGAAGATTGTGGAACTGATCGTGGTTTACACGTAGCTTCTTTAAAAGAAGGAACTGAAATAATTGAGCCTCTTGAAGAACGTCTAATCGGACGCTATTCTCGTAAAACAATCAAACACCCTGAAACTGAGGAAGTTTTGCTTGAAGAAAATGGCTTAATTACGGAAGACCTTGCGTTGCAAATTATCACAGCAGGCATTGAATCTGTATGGATTCGCTCCGCCTTTACGTGCAACACACGTCATGGGGTATGTGAGAAATGTTATGGTGTTAACTTAGCAACAGGACAAAAAGTTGAAGTAGGGGAAGCTGTTGGTATTATTGCAGCGCAATCAATTGGTGAGCCTGGTACACAGCTTACGATGCGTACCTTCCATACTGGAGGGGTTGCTGGAGATGATATCACACAAGGTTTGCCTCGTATCCAAGAGATATTTGAAGCTCGTAATCCAAAAGGTCAAGCGGTGATCTCTGATATTAACGGTGTTGTTACAGCTGTAAATGAAATCAAAGATCGTCAACAAGAAATCGTTATTCAAGGCGACGTTGAAACTCGTTCTTATACAGCACCGTATACTGCAAGGCTAAAAGTAGCCGTTAACTCTGAAATCGAAAGAGGACAAGTGTTAACAGAAGGGTCAATTGATCCAAAAGAACTACTCAAAGTCCTTGATGTCAATGCTGTTCAAGAGTACCTACTTCGCGAAGTACAAAAAGTATATCGTATGCAAGGGGTAGAAATTGGAGATAAGCACGTAGAGGTAATGGTTCGTCAAATGCTACGAAAAGTTCGTGTTATCGACGCAGGCGAAACAGATGTTTTACCAGGTACTCTATTAGATGTTCACCAATTTACAGATGCAAATAGAAAAGCGTTACTAGTTGGAGATGTTCCAGCTACAGGTCGTCCGGTTCTATTAGGAATTACAAAAGCATCTCTTGAAACAGACTCCTTCTTATCTGCCGCTTCTTTCCAAGAAACGACTCGTGTCTTGACTGATGCAGCGATAAAAGGAAAACGTGACGAATTACTAGGTCTAAAAGAAAATGTAATCATTGGTAAATTAGTACCGGCAGGTACAGGTATGGAAAGATATAGAAATTCAGAGCCGGTTTTATCAGAGCGGCTTGAAGAAACTTTAACTGTTGAATAG
- a CDS encoding 50S ribosomal protein L7ae-like protein, whose amino-acid sequence MSYEKVAQANSVIVGTKQTVKAIKTGIVQEIVIAKDADPKVTAKVAEVAAELNVQITIVDSMKKLGRACGIEVGAATVAIIY is encoded by the coding sequence ATGTCTTATGAAAAAGTAGCACAGGCTAATAGTGTTATTGTAGGAACAAAGCAGACAGTGAAGGCAATAAAAACTGGTATCGTTCAAGAAATAGTCATTGCAAAAGATGCTGACCCAAAGGTTACGGCAAAAGTTGCAGAAGTGGCTGCTGAATTGAACGTACAGATCACTATAGTAGATTCGATGAAAAAGCTTGGAAGAGCTTGTGGAATTGAAGTAGGAGCTGCAACTGTTGCCATCATCTATTAA
- the rpsL gene encoding 30S ribosomal protein S12, with the protein MPTINQLVRKPRQSKSTKSKSPALNKGYNSFKKAQTNVSSPQKRGVCTRVGTMTPKKPNSALRKYARVRLTNGIEVTAYIPGIGHNLQEHSVVLIRGGRVKDLPGVRYHIVRGALDTAGVESRMQGRSKYGTKRPKAAKK; encoded by the coding sequence ATGCCAACTATTAATCAATTGGTACGCAAACCTCGTCAGTCTAAATCGACAAAATCTAAGTCTCCAGCGCTTAACAAAGGCTACAATAGCTTCAAAAAAGCGCAAACAAACGTATCTTCACCTCAAAAACGTGGTGTTTGTACGCGTGTTGGAACTATGACACCGAAAAAACCGAACTCGGCTTTACGTAAATATGCACGTGTTCGTTTAACTAACGGTATCGAGGTTACTGCATACATTCCTGGTATCGGTCACAACTTACAAGAACATAGCGTAGTACTTATTCGCGGTGGACGAGTAAAAGATTTACCTGGAGTACGTTATCATATCGTTCGTGGAGCGCTTGACACTGCTGGTGTTGAAAGCCGTATGCAAGGTCGTTCTAAATATGGAACAAAGCGTCCAAAAGCAGCAAAAAAATAA
- the rpsG gene encoding 30S ribosomal protein S7: protein MPRKGPVAKRDVLPDPMYNSKLVTKLINKIMEDGKRGKAQKILYSAFETIQERTGNEPMEVFDQALKNIMPVLEVKARRVGGANYQVPVEVRPERRTTLGLRWLVKYARLRGEKTMEERLANEIMDAANSTGAAVKKREDTHKMAEANKAFAHYRW from the coding sequence ATGCCACGTAAAGGACCTGTAGCAAAAAGAGATGTACTACCAGATCCAATGTATAACTCAAAGCTAGTAACAAAACTTATCAACAAAATCATGGAAGATGGTAAGAGAGGTAAGGCACAAAAAATCCTATACTCTGCTTTTGAAACAATTCAAGAGCGTACTGGAAATGAGCCTATGGAAGTATTCGACCAAGCTCTTAAAAACATCATGCCTGTACTTGAGGTAAAAGCACGCCGTGTAGGTGGAGCGAATTACCAAGTACCTGTAGAGGTACGCCCTGAGCGTCGCACAACTTTAGGATTGCGTTGGTTAGTGAAATACGCACGTCTTCGCGGTGAGAAGACGATGGAAGAGCGTTTAGCTAACGAAATCATGGATGCGGCAAACAGCACAGGAGCTGCTGTTAAGAAACGTGAAGATACACATAAAATGGCTGAAGCAAACAAAGCATTTGCTCACTATCGTTGGTAG
- the fusA gene encoding elongation factor G, which produces MTREFSLEKTRNIGIMAHIDAGKTTTTERVLYYTGRIHKIGETHEGASQMDWMEQEQERGITITSAATTAAWDGHRVNIIDTPGHVDFTVEVERSLRVLDGAVAVLDAQSGVEPQTETVWRQATTYGVPRIVFVNKMDKIGADFLYSLSTLHDRLQANAAAIQLPIGAEDEFEAIIDLVEMKATFYGNDLGTDIQVREIPAEHQELAEEYREKLIEAVADLDENLMEKYLGGEEITNEELKKAIRTATLSVEFYPVICGSAFKNKGVQKMLDAVVDYLPAPTDVAAIKGIVPDSEEEVTLPSSDDAPFSALAFKVMTDPYVGKLTFFRVYSGVLSSGSYVQNSTKGKRERVGRILQMHANSREEISQVYSGDIAAAVGLKDTSTGDTLCEEKNLVILESMEFPEPVISLSVEPKSKADQDKMTTALQKLQEEDPTFRAHTDPETGQVIIAGMGELHLDIIVDRMRREFKVEANVGAPQVSYRETFRATAQVEGKFARQSGGRGQFGHVWIEFSPNEEGKGFEFVNGIVGGVVPREYIPAVQAGLSDAMGNGVLAGYPLIDVKAKLYDGSYHDVDSSEMAFKIAASMALKNAVSKCNPVILEPLMKVEVVIPEEYLGDIMGDITSRRGRVEGMDARGNAQLVKAYVPLSEMFGYATSLRSNTQGRGTYSMHFDHYEEVPKSISEEIIKKNKGE; this is translated from the coding sequence ATGACAAGAGAGTTCTCCTTAGAAAAGACTCGTAATATCGGTATCATGGCTCATATTGATGCTGGTAAAACTACCACTACCGAGCGTGTTCTTTACTATACTGGTCGTATTCATAAAATCGGCGAAACTCACGAAGGCGCTTCTCAAATGGACTGGATGGAGCAAGAGCAAGAACGTGGTATCACTATCACTTCTGCCGCGACAACTGCTGCTTGGGATGGCCATCGTGTAAACATCATCGATACTCCTGGGCACGTAGACTTCACTGTAGAGGTTGAACGTTCATTGCGTGTACTTGATGGGGCGGTAGCTGTTCTTGATGCTCAATCTGGTGTTGAGCCTCAAACAGAAACTGTATGGCGTCAAGCAACGACATATGGTGTTCCACGTATCGTATTCGTTAATAAAATGGATAAAATCGGTGCGGATTTCCTTTACTCTTTATCTACTTTGCATGATCGTTTACAAGCGAATGCTGCTGCAATTCAACTTCCAATTGGTGCTGAAGACGAGTTCGAAGCAATCATTGATTTAGTTGAAATGAAAGCAACTTTCTACGGTAACGATTTAGGCACAGATATTCAAGTTCGTGAAATCCCTGCTGAACACCAAGAATTAGCTGAAGAATATCGCGAAAAGCTTATCGAAGCAGTTGCAGATCTAGATGAAAATTTAATGGAAAAGTATCTTGGTGGTGAAGAAATCACTAACGAAGAGCTGAAAAAAGCAATTCGTACGGCTACTCTTTCAGTAGAATTCTATCCAGTAATTTGTGGTTCTGCCTTCAAAAACAAAGGTGTTCAAAAGATGTTAGATGCTGTAGTCGACTATCTTCCAGCTCCAACTGATGTTGCAGCTATTAAAGGTATCGTTCCTGATTCTGAAGAAGAAGTTACACTTCCATCATCTGATGATGCTCCTTTCTCAGCACTAGCGTTTAAAGTTATGACCGACCCTTATGTTGGTAAATTAACTTTCTTCCGTGTTTACTCTGGAGTACTTAGCTCTGGGTCATACGTGCAAAACTCTACAAAAGGTAAGCGTGAGCGTGTAGGACGTATCCTGCAAATGCATGCAAATAGCCGTGAAGAGATTTCGCAAGTATACTCTGGTGATATTGCTGCAGCTGTAGGTCTTAAAGACACTTCTACTGGAGATACACTATGTGAAGAAAAGAATCTAGTTATTCTTGAATCCATGGAATTCCCAGAACCAGTTATCTCTTTGTCTGTTGAGCCAAAATCAAAAGCTGACCAAGACAAAATGACAACTGCTCTACAAAAACTACAAGAAGAAGATCCTACATTCCGTGCGCATACTGATCCTGAAACAGGTCAAGTTATCATCGCTGGAATGGGAGAACTTCATTTAGATATTATCGTTGACCGTATGCGTCGTGAATTCAAAGTAGAAGCTAATGTGGGAGCTCCACAAGTTTCTTACCGTGAAACATTCCGCGCAACTGCGCAAGTCGAAGGTAAATTTGCTCGTCAATCTGGTGGACGTGGACAATTTGGTCATGTATGGATTGAATTCTCTCCTAATGAAGAAGGAAAAGGATTTGAATTCGTAAATGGTATCGTTGGTGGGGTAGTACCACGTGAATACATCCCAGCTGTTCAAGCGGGTCTTTCAGACGCAATGGGCAATGGTGTGCTTGCTGGTTATCCACTAATCGATGTAAAAGCTAAATTGTATGATGGTTCATACCATGATGTCGATTCATCTGAGATGGCATTTAAAATTGCTGCGTCAATGGCGCTTAAAAATGCTGTATCAAAATGTAATCCAGTAATTCTTGAACCATTAATGAAGGTTGAGGTTGTAATTCCTGAAGAATATCTTGGGGATATTATGGGTGATATCACTTCACGTCGTGGACGTGTAGAAGGTATGGATGCTCGTGGAAATGCGCAATTAGTTAAAGCATATGTTCCACTATCTGAAATGTTTGGATATGCAACATCTCTACGCTCTAACACGCAAGGACGCGGAACATACTCTATGCATTTCGATCACTATGAAGAGGTTCCAAAATCAATCTCTGAAGAAATCATCAAAAAAAATAAAGGTGAATAA
- the tuf gene encoding elongation factor Tu yields MGKEKFDRSKTHANIGTIGHVDHGKTTLTAAITTVLAKKSGKGDAMAYAQIDAAPEERERGITISTAHVEYETESRHYAHVDCPGHADYVKNMITGAAQMDGGILVVSAADGPMPQTREHILLSRQVGVPYLVVFLNKCDMVDDEELLELVEMEVRDLLSEYDFPGDDIPVIKGSALKALEGQPEWEEKIVELMNAVDEYIPTPERQTDKPFMMPVEDVFSITGRGTVATGRVERGQVKVGDTIDIIGLAEEAKSTTVTGVEMFRKLLDYAEAGDNIGALLRGVAREDINRGQVLAKPGTITPHTNFKAEVYVLSKEEGGRHTPFFTNYRPQFYFRTTDVTGICNLPEGIEMVMPGDNVEMTVELISPIAIEEGTKFSIREGGRTVGAGVVATIQK; encoded by the coding sequence ATGGGTAAGGAAAAATTCGATCGTTCCAAAACACATGCGAATATCGGTACAATCGGTCACGTTGACCACGGTAAAACAACTTTAACAGCTGCAATCACAACAGTTCTTGCAAAGAAATCTGGTAAAGGCGACGCAATGGCATATGCTCAAATTGATGCTGCTCCAGAAGAACGCGAGCGTGGAATCACAATCTCAACTGCACACGTTGAATATGAAACTGAATCTCGTCACTATGCACACGTTGATTGCCCAGGGCATGCCGATTATGTTAAAAACATGATCACTGGTGCTGCTCAAATGGATGGCGGAATCTTAGTAGTATCTGCTGCTGACGGTCCTATGCCACAAACTCGTGAGCACATCCTTCTTTCTCGTCAAGTAGGTGTTCCATACCTAGTTGTATTCTTAAACAAATGTGACATGGTTGATGACGAAGAACTACTTGAATTAGTAGAAATGGAAGTACGTGATCTTCTATCTGAGTATGATTTCCCTGGTGATGACATTCCTGTAATCAAAGGTTCTGCTCTTAAAGCTCTTGAAGGACAACCTGAGTGGGAAGAGAAAATTGTTGAATTGATGAATGCAGTTGATGAATATATCCCAACTCCAGAACGTCAAACAGACAAACCATTCATGATGCCTGTTGAGGATGTATTCTCAATCACAGGTCGTGGAACAGTAGCAACGGGTCGTGTTGAGCGTGGACAAGTTAAAGTCGGCGATACAATCGATATCATTGGTCTTGCTGAAGAAGCAAAATCTACAACTGTAACAGGTGTAGAAATGTTCCGTAAACTACTTGATTATGCTGAAGCTGGTGACAACATCGGAGCTCTACTTCGTGGTGTTGCTCGTGAAGACATTAACCGTGGACAAGTACTTGCTAAACCAGGTACAATTACTCCACACACAAACTTTAAAGCTGAAGTTTATGTTCTTTCAAAAGAAGAGGGTGGACGTCACACTCCATTCTTCACTAACTACCGTCCTCAGTTCTACTTCCGTACAACTGATGTAACTGGAATTTGTAACCTTCCAGAAGGTATTGAAATGGTTATGCCTGGTGATAACGTTGAGATGACTGTTGAACTTATCTCTCCTATTGCTATCGAAGAAGGTACTAAGTTCTCTATCCGTGAGGGTGGACGTACTGTTGGTGCTGGAGTAGTAGCAACAATCCAGAAATAA
- the rpsJ gene encoding 30S ribosomal protein S10, protein MAKQKIRIRLKAYDHRILDQSAEKIVETAKRSGAAVSGPIPLPTEKSIYTILRAVHKYKDSREQFEMRTHKRLIDILNPTPQTVDALMRLDLPSGVDIEIKL, encoded by the coding sequence ATGGCAAAACAAAAAATCCGTATCCGCTTAAAAGCATATGATCATAGAATTCTCGATCAGTCTGCTGAGAAAATTGTAGAAACAGCTAAACGTTCTGGTGCTGCAGTGTCTGGTCCGATTCCATTGCCGACAGAAAAGTCAATCTACACAATTCTTCGTGCGGTTCATAAGTACAAAGATTCTCGTGAGCAATTCGAGATGCGTACACACAAACGTTTAATCGATATCCTTAATCCAACTCCTCAAACAGTTGATGCGTTAATGCGATTAGACTTACCATCTGGTGTAGATATTGAAATCAAATTATAA
- the rplC gene encoding 50S ribosomal protein L3, which translates to MTKGILGRKIGMTQVFAENGDLIPVTVIEAGNNVVLQKKTVEVDGYNSVQLGFEDKREKLANKPEKGHVAKADTAPKRFLREIRGVNMDDFEVGQEVKVDIFAEGDSVDVTGISKGKGFQGSIKRHNQSRGPMSHGSRYHRRPGSMGPVAPNRVFKGKLLPGRMGGEQVTLQNLEIVKVDVERNLLLVKGNVPGPKKALIKIKTAIKAN; encoded by the coding sequence ATGACCAAAGGAATCTTAGGAAGAAAAATCGGAATGACTCAAGTTTTCGCTGAAAACGGAGATCTAATCCCGGTTACTGTAATTGAAGCTGGTAATAATGTTGTTCTTCAAAAGAAAACTGTTGAAGTTGATGGATACAATTCAGTTCAACTAGGTTTTGAAGATAAGCGTGAAAAACTAGCTAACAAACCAGAAAAAGGCCATGTTGCTAAAGCAGATACTGCTCCTAAGCGCTTCTTACGCGAAATTCGCGGAGTGAACATGGACGATTTCGAAGTTGGTCAAGAAGTCAAGGTTGATATTTTTGCAGAAGGCGATTCAGTAGATGTTACTGGTATCTCAAAGGGTAAAGGTTTCCAAGGTTCTATTAAGCGCCATAACCAATCCCGCGGACCAATGTCTCATGGTTCTCGTTACCACCGTCGCCCGGGTTCAATGGGACCTGTTGCTCCTAACCGTGTATTCAAAGGTAAATTATTACCAGGACGCATGGGCGGAGAGCAAGTTACTCTACAAAATCTTGAAATCGTGAAGGTAGATGTTGAACGCAATCTACTATTAGTAAAAGGGAATGTTCCTGGACCTAAAAAAGCGCTAATCAAAATTAAAACTGCAATTAAAGCAAACTAA
- the rplD gene encoding 50S ribosomal protein L4 — MPKVALLNQTGSQVGEIELNDSVFGIEPNEAVMFETVIMQRASLRQGNHNVKNRSDVAGGGRKPWRQKGTGRARQGSIRSPQWRGGGVVFGPTPRSYSYKMPKKVRRLAIKSALSSRVAEENILVLESLAFGAPKTKEFATLLNNLSVSKKVLVITDDMDENVALSARNIPGVTVVASEGISVLDVLAHDQLIMTKAAVEKVEEVLA, encoded by the coding sequence ATGCCGAAAGTAGCATTATTAAATCAAACTGGCTCTCAAGTTGGAGAGATTGAATTAAATGATTCTGTATTTGGTATCGAGCCGAATGAAGCTGTTATGTTTGAAACAGTTATCATGCAAAGAGCTTCTTTACGCCAAGGGAATCACAATGTAAAAAATCGTTCTGATGTAGCAGGCGGTGGTCGTAAACCATGGCGTCAAAAAGGAACTGGTCGTGCCCGTCAAGGATCTATCCGTTCCCCACAATGGCGTGGAGGTGGTGTGGTATTCGGTCCAACACCACGTAGTTACAGCTACAAAATGCCGAAAAAAGTTCGTCGTTTAGCAATCAAATCTGCTCTTTCTTCTAGAGTGGCAGAAGAAAACATTTTAGTACTAGAATCCCTTGCTTTTGGTGCGCCAAAAACTAAGGAATTTGCTACACTTCTAAATAACCTATCTGTTAGCAAGAAAGTACTAGTAATTACAGATGACATGGATGAAAATGTAGCTCTTTCTGCTCGTAATATTCCTGGTGTAACTGTTGTTGCTTCAGAAGGTATTAGTGTTCTTGATGTGCTAGCTCATGATCAATTAATCATGACAAAAGCAGCGGTTGAAAAAGTAGAGGAGGTGCTTGCATAA
- the rplW gene encoding 50S ribosomal protein L23, whose amino-acid sequence MDARDIIKRPVITERSTDLMSEKKYTFDVNTAVNKTQVKDAVQEVFGVKVAKVNIMNYKGKFKRMGKHAGYTNKRRKAIVTLTADSKEIEYFEA is encoded by the coding sequence ATGGATGCACGCGATATCATTAAGCGCCCCGTCATTACTGAACGTTCAACAGACTTAATGTCAGAAAAAAAATATACATTCGATGTCAACACAGCAGTTAATAAGACTCAAGTCAAAGATGCTGTTCAAGAAGTCTTCGGCGTAAAAGTTGCGAAAGTTAACATCATGAATTACAAAGGTAAATTCAAACGTATGGGAAAACATGCTGGTTACACGAACAAGCGTCGTAAAGCCATTGTTACTCTAACGGCTGATAGCAAAGAAATCGAATACTTTGAAGCATAA
- the rplB gene encoding 50S ribosomal protein L2: MAIKKYKPTSNGRRNMTSSDFAEITTSTPEKSLLAPIHNKGGRNNQGKLTVRHQGGGHKRQYRIIDFKRDKDGIPGRVATIEYDPNRSANIALINYVDGEKRYILAPKNLVVGLEVMSGPEADIKVGNTLPLANIPVGTVIHNIELKPGKGGQLVRSAGTSAQVLGKEGKYVLVRLNSGEVRMILTTCRATVGQVGNEQHELIKIGKAGRSRWLGKRPTVRGSVMNPNDHPHGGGEGRSPIGRKSPMSPWGKPTLGFKTRKKNNKSDKFIVRRRKK, from the coding sequence ATGGCGATCAAAAAGTATAAACCTACCTCAAACGGACGTCGTAATATGACTTCTTCTGATTTTGCGGAGATCACTACTTCAACTCCAGAAAAATCATTATTAGCTCCTATTCATAATAAAGGCGGCCGTAACAACCAAGGTAAGTTAACCGTTCGTCATCAAGGTGGCGGCCATAAGCGTCAGTACCGTATTATCGACTTTAAGCGCGATAAAGATGGTATACCTGGACGCGTTGCCACGATTGAGTATGATCCAAATCGTTCTGCAAACATTGCACTAATCAATTATGTAGACGGTGAAAAACGATATATCCTAGCTCCTAAAAACCTAGTAGTAGGCTTAGAAGTTATGTCTGGTCCTGAGGCTGACATTAAAGTAGGAAATACACTACCATTAGCAAATATCCCAGTGGGTACAGTAATCCACAACATCGAATTAAAACCTGGTAAAGGTGGACAGTTAGTACGTTCAGCTGGTACTTCTGCACAAGTTCTTGGTAAAGAAGGAAAGTACGTATTAGTGCGTCTGAATTCTGGTGAAGTTCGTATGATCCTTACAACTTGTCGTGCTACTGTAGGTCAAGTTGGTAATGAACAACATGAACTTATTAAAATTGGTAAAGCAGGTCGTTCTCGTTGGTTAGGCAAGCGCCCAACTGTTCGTGGATCTGTAATGAACCCTAATGATCACCCACACGGTGGTGGTGAAGGACGTTCTCCAATCGGACGTAAATCACCTATGTCTCCATGGGGTAAACCAACTCTTGGATTCAAAACTCGTAAGAAAAATAATAAATCCGACAAGTTCATTGTACGTCGTCGTAAAAAATAA